From a single Lagenorhynchus albirostris unplaced genomic scaffold, mLagAlb1.1 scaffold_330, whole genome shotgun sequence genomic region:
- the LOC132514378 gene encoding metallothionein-1E-like: SPLASFPFPAGGSCGCAGSCTCKACRCASCKKSCCSCCPVGCAKCAQGCVCKGASDKCSCCA, translated from the exons TCACCGCtggcctcctttcccttcccggcAGGCGGCTCCTGCGGCTGCGCTGGCTCCTGCACCTGCAAAGCCTGCAGATGCGCCTCCTGCAAGAAGA gctgctgctcctgctgccccGTGGGCTGCGCCAAGTGTGCCCAGGGCTGCGTCTGCAAAGGGGCCTCGGACAAGTGCAGCTGCTGTGCCTGA
- the LOC132514376 gene encoding metallothionein-1E-like: protein MDPKCSCPTGGSCGCAGSCTRKACRCASCKKSCCSCCPVGCAKCAQGCVCKGASDKCSCCA from the exons ATGGACCCCAAGTGCTCCTGCCCCACTG GCGGCTCCTGCGGCTGCGCTGGCTCCTGCACCCGCAAAGCCTGCAGATGCGCCTCCTGCAAGAAGA gctgctgctcctgctgccccGTGGGCTGCGCCAAGTGTGCCCAGGGCTGCGTCTGCAAAGGGGCCTCGGACAAGTGCAGCTGCTGTGCCTGA